Proteins from a genomic interval of Dryobates pubescens isolate bDryPub1 chromosome 7, bDryPub1.pri, whole genome shotgun sequence:
- the LOC104301225 gene encoding short transmembrane mitochondrial protein 1, giving the protein MRQRSRHAGAMLQFLLGFTLGNVVGMYVAQNYDIPNIAKKLEDFKKDVEAKKKPPSDKS; this is encoded by the coding sequence ATGAGGCAAAGAAGCAGGCACGCGGGTGCCATGCTGCAGTTCTTGCTTGGTTTTACTCTTGGCAATGTGGTTGGGATGTATGTGGCTCAGAACTATGATATTCCTAACATTGCAAAGAAGCTTGAAGATtttaagaaggatgtggaaGCTAAGAAGAAACCTCCCAGTGACAAGTCCTAA